From Rhodohalobacter mucosus:
TAGGGCAGCAGGTGGCTACGCTGGTCGATGAAGTAATGAGCGCCGGAGAGCATACAGCAACATGGAATGCATCCGACATGCCAAGCGGAATCTATATAGTTCAGCTTGAGTCCGGAAATCAGGTATTTACCCGAAAAATAACATTGATTAAGTAAGAAGAAACCTGAATCTTACGGATGTAATATCACATCGTCATTTAATTTCAAACTCAATTACTATTTTACTCTTCAATGCAGTTTAAAACAGCTCAGGGGTTAGATATCCCTGAAATAGGGCTTGGTACTTATAAACTTTACGGAAAAGAATGCAAGAGGGTCGTTACTGAAGCAATTAATTTGGGCTACAGGCATATCGATACGGCTCAAATGTATAAAAACGAACAGGAGATCGGGGATGCGATCCGTTCTTCAAAAGTGGACCGCGGGGACCTGTTTCTGGCAACCAAGGTATGGCACACCAACCTGGAACACGATGATGTGCTTCAGACGGTGGAAGACAGCCTGAGGGCGCTTCAAACCCCCTATGTCGACCTATTGCTGATCCACTGGCCGAATAAAATGTATCCTCTCGAAAAGACACTGGAAGCGCTCATGGTGCTCCGTGATCAAGGCAAGGCACAAGCCGTGGGCATCTGCAATTTCCCAATGGATCTGACGCGTAAAGTGGTTGAAGACCTGCGGATACCGATCTTTACAAATCAGGTTGAATATCACCCCTTTCTGGCCCAGTTCGATCTGCTGGATTATTCCTACGATCATGATTTTCTGATTACGGCCTACAGTCCGCTTGCCCAGGGTGAGGTATTCCAGAATGAAACGCTCAAAAAAATCGGTGAAGAGCATGGCAAAACTGCCGGACAGGTATCGCTTCGCTGGCTTATTGAGCAGGAAAATGTGATTGCCATACCTAAAGCATCGAGTGCAGATCATCTAAAGGAGAATCTTGATATCTATGATTTTGAACTGACCGATGAGCAGTTTGAAACGATCGATGAGATTGAAAAAAACCGGCGCCTCGTCAACCCCAGCTTTGCTCCCGACTGGGGATCGTGAACCTTCGGGCATGTGCCGATAACGGGTTACACGTA
This genomic window contains:
- a CDS encoding aldo/keto reductase, which encodes MQFKTAQGLDIPEIGLGTYKLYGKECKRVVTEAINLGYRHIDTAQMYKNEQEIGDAIRSSKVDRGDLFLATKVWHTNLEHDDVLQTVEDSLRALQTPYVDLLLIHWPNKMYPLEKTLEALMVLRDQGKAQAVGICNFPMDLTRKVVEDLRIPIFTNQVEYHPFLAQFDLLDYSYDHDFLITAYSPLAQGEVFQNETLKKIGEEHGKTAGQVSLRWLIEQENVIAIPKASSADHLKENLDIYDFELTDEQFETIDEIEKNRRLVNPSFAPDWGS